DNA from Musa acuminata AAA Group cultivar baxijiao chromosome BXJ1-5, Cavendish_Baxijiao_AAA, whole genome shotgun sequence:
CCGAGGGCGAGGAGCAACCACATGCCAATGGTCCAGTCTGATCTGGTTTAACTTGCTACTGTCGATGCTGTGGGTGCGTGCTACATGCCATGCACGGATGTCCTAAAAGTTGCGGGGCAGTCTCTCGCTGGCTCGGTCAATGTTTCCACTCGATACAAGGTAGTTAAGAGGTCGTCCTGACACAACGGTAAACCGTCAGTTTAAGGCGGTTTGCTACGTTATAATGGTCAAAGAGACGCCTACGACAATAGATGATCTGTAAAGTAGAAGAACGATTGCTGAGCGTTGATGGcgattgatattttgatgatggaGCAAAAAATGAATCTAAATATCAGTATCTTCTCTACATTCATGTCGATGTAAATGAACGAACGACATGAAGGGTAAAAGCATGGCCATGTACACCATGTGAAGAGACGAGAAAGTTGAGGCGCATCATGATTGGAGCGTAGTAGCTTCGGGTGGCACAGCCTGAAACCCGAGAGCTGCTCAACAAAACATGCGGCGATTCCTCTCTGTACTCGGAATTGACGCCCAGCGCTTGATGCTGATACCAAAAAAGATTTGTGGGAGATTGGTAGAACCCACAAAATCTATAAGTTGCTCACTGACACAGGTTCATCGTTTAGGTGCTGTTTACCTTCTTTTAGATCGAGCCATAAGGTCGATTTGTTTCGTGATGAACTTGGCAAGAATTGTTCACTGCAAACGcggcttctctctttctttcttttattaggTTGAAGCGAAGAATTTGATTTTAAATGTGGTCAAGAATTAAATGGCAGCACGTAAGGTGGCAGTCTAGTGGGTAAGGTAATAGGGAAAAGTCATCAGTCTGTGACTGTTCTCTGTGGTCTCCTCCATCATGACGAGGTTCTCTATAAATCCACAGCATATCCAACCTCCCCAGCATATCTCTCGACGACAAACGCTCTCTCCGATCTTGTCGCTCCGCAACAGCGATCGATCTCTCACACTCTTCTTTGAGAAGCCGTAAGAATGCCTCAGATGCTTCTCTCTAGGAAGGCTGCGTGCAACACCCATGGACAGGACTCCTCTTACTTCCTGGGGTGGCAGGAGTACGAGAAGAACCCGTATGATCCACGGACAAACCCCACCGGCATCATTCAGATGGGTCTTGCAGAGAACCAGGTTGGTACACCGTGGACGACACCTCCTCctgcttcgtcttcttcttctctcccactGTACCCACCTGCTAATGCTATTGTTCTGTGCAGCTCTCTTTCGATCTCATCGAGTCGTGGCTGGAGCGCCACCCCGACGCCGCGGGGCTCAGGCGAGACGGCGCTCTCGTCTTCCGGGAGCTGGCTCTTTTCCAGGACTATCATGGCCTGCCTGCTTTCAAGAAAGTAAGTTGTACTCGGCTTAAGCTACTCTTACATCGCTTTCTCTTTCGCATGTCAATGCTGACTTTGCTACGCGAACATGTGCAGGCTCTGGCAGATTTCATGGGAGAGTTAAGAGGAGACAAGGTCAAGTTCGAACCGCACAAGCTCGTCCTCACCGCAGGCTCCACTTCTGCTAACGAGACTCTGATGTTCTGCTTGGCGGAGCCTGGTGaagcgtttcttctccccactccATACTATCCAGGGTATATTTCCGTCACCATCACACACTGTTCGTCCACCTTGTCTACGTAAATTCAGTGCCTGGGTGACGTCGTTAACATTACTGCACGTAAATCTTTGACAGGTTTGACAGGGATCTTAAATGGCGAACCGGCGCGGAGATCGTTCCCATCCACTGTTCGAGCTCCAATGGCTTCCGGGTCACCAAGGCCGCCCTCGAAAAAGCCTATCAAGGAGCGCGAAAGCGTCATCTGAGGGTGAAAGGAGTTCTGGTCACCAATCCTTCCAATCCATTGGGCACGACGATGACTCGGTGCGAGCTCGACACCCTCATCGAATTCGTCGTCGCCAAGGACATCCATCTTATCAGCGACGAGATCTACTCCGGGACCAGCTTCGACGCGCCCGGGTTCGTCAGCGTCATGGAGGCCATCGAGGGCAGACAACACGTCTCGCATCGTATTCACGTCGTGTACAGCCTCTCCAAGGATCTCGGCCTCCCTGGCTTCCGGGTGGGTGCAATCTACTCCAACAACGAGGCAGTAGTGGCCGCCGCTACCAAGATGTCGAGCTTTGGACTCGTCTCCTCCCAGACTCAGTACCTCCTCTCGGTTCTGCTCTCCGACAAGGAGTTCACCAGAAACTACATTGCGGAGAACCAGAAGAGGATCAAGGAGCGGCACGACCGGCTCGTCCAAGGGCTCCGGAGAAGCGGCATCAGCTGCCTGCAGAGCAACGCAGGTCTGTTCTGCTGGGTGGACATGAGGCACCTGCTGAACTCCAACACGTTCGAAGGAGAGATGGAGCTGTGGAAGAAGATCGTGTACCAAGTGGGGCTCAACATCTCGCCGGGCTCCTCCTGCCACTCCGACGAGCCCGGGTGGTTCCGCGTCTGCTTCGCCAACATGTCGGCGGCCACGCTCGACCTCTCGATGCAACGGCTGCAGGATTTCGTGGCCTCCCGCGGAGGCCCCAATGACGGCGCCTCCGGGCCCCGGCGGCAAAGGAAGAAGCCAAGCTTGGGCAAGTGGATCCTTACTCTGTCGTCCTCAGATCGCATCTCAGACAGAGGATGTTAGCTAGCTAGTGTGAATTATACCCCCACAAATCTCCCTGTTTTTTATGGGTGTTTGTTCTTCTTATGAGAAGACAGTACATTATCTTGTATTTTTTCTCTTGGGGCTCGAATTATGTCTCGAAGTGCCCAACTTTTCATGTAGAGGAGGAGTTGTGTTGACTCCCCGACGTTGAAGTTGTTTGTTTTCCTTCATCTTCGACTTGAAAGAGTGTAGCTCAAGTCTTTGTCCAAAGTCAAACTCCATCGAACCAACTGCATTAACTATCGTCCGTCATATGAGAATTATGCTCTGCCATGCC
Protein-coding regions in this window:
- the LOC135674929 gene encoding 1-aminocyclopropane-1-carboxylate synthase 3-like; the encoded protein is MPQMLLSRKAACNTHGQDSSYFLGWQEYEKNPYDPRTNPTGIIQMGLAENQLSFDLIESWLERHPDAAGLRRDGALVFRELALFQDYHGLPAFKKALADFMGELRGDKVKFEPHKLVLTAGSTSANETLMFCLAEPGEAFLLPTPYYPGFDRDLKWRTGAEIVPIHCSSSNGFRVTKAALEKAYQGARKRHLRVKGVLVTNPSNPLGTTMTRCELDTLIEFVVAKDIHLISDEIYSGTSFDAPGFVSVMEAIEGRQHVSHRIHVVYSLSKDLGLPGFRVGAIYSNNEAVVAAATKMSSFGLVSSQTQYLLSVLLSDKEFTRNYIAENQKRIKERHDRLVQGLRRSGISCLQSNAGLFCWVDMRHLLNSNTFEGEMELWKKIVYQVGLNISPGSSCHSDEPGWFRVCFANMSAATLDLSMQRLQDFVASRGGPNDGASGPRRQRKKPSLGKWILTLSSSDRISDRGC